The Lolium rigidum isolate FL_2022 chromosome 1, APGP_CSIRO_Lrig_0.1, whole genome shotgun sequence region atggtcaataaaccatacacttgatgACCGTGAGTTGAACGATTGGCGAACTGCAGCAGTTATTCATCGTTGCGGtaggtctttttttttttctcttttttttttggcagTGTACATCTTCAATCTCTAGACTAGCTTTAAATATTACGGTTTTGATATGTCTCagttaactgagattttcttaagtccaaGTCACTTATAAAAaagtgctttgagttgcacttttctgttgagaaagcgcaattgcacttttctgccagAAATTTGCAACTGGATCgagttttacttttttttaaactgcagttgcacttttctgaggtgactgagacttaagaaaatcaggTGAGACATAGATACATCCTAAATATTATAATGTGGTAtggtcttgatattaatatattttctttataaaaAATACTATGAATTTAACTTTTGCCGGTGAATTTTGTAGAAGTCGTCTAAATAAAACCGTGTCGGCGCACAGCCCCAGGCACCACTGGCGCCGGCACACTCCACGTCACTGCTTGCAGTTCGTCATCCTGGAACcgcagatttttttttcttccacCAACCCCTCGATCCACAGTGAAGTCACCTACTCGATTCACCCAGCTTTTAAACACGATCGCCGCCCCTCCCTCCAACCGCCGGCCGCCGTGACATCGCTTGATCACTTCCCCTACTGCCGCTGCCAGACGCGCGCACGGCGAGAGGTGCCGCCGGCTGTCTGTATggagccgccaccgccgcagcAGGAGCAGCAACTGCTACGAGTCCTGGACAGCGTCAAGCTCTCCCCGGCGGAGCAGCCTCCCGCGTCGTCGTCCCTGCCGCTGTCCGGCCTCGACGCCGACCGCAACATGCTCGACGTCTCTTTCCGCACGGTCCGCTTCTTCCCTGCCCACCCGGTCTCCCTTGACCCGCTCGACGCCCTCCAGGACGCCttcgccgccgcgctcgccctcTTCCCGCAGCTCGCGGGCTCCCTCCGCGACGACGGCCGCCTCGTCTTCTCCGCAGCCGGCGACGATGCCGTCACCCTCGTGCTCGCGGCGTCCGAGCTGTCGCTTGCCGACGTCGACGCGGACACGCCGGACGCGCCGCTGCTCGACCGCCTCGCGCCGCGCGACGGAGACGGCGGGCCGGCAGCGCTCGCGCTCCAGGCCACACGGTTCGCGTGCGGCGGCGTCGCGCTCGGGATGCGGGTGGCGCACGCGCTCTGCGACGGCGCGGGGTCCACCAAGTTCCTCGCCGCCGCGGCACGCCTCGCGCGCGGGCAGCAGCCAGCGgttgcgccggtgtgggagcggcGGGAGCTCCTCGGCCCCCGCAACCCGCCGCGGGTAGTGACGCCGTTCGACGCCGTCCTCGCGACTGACGACGACGTCGGGCAGCGCGGGCCGTACGGCCACGAACAGGATCCTCTCGCGAGGGCGTGCTTCCATGTCAGCGACGCGCGCGTGGAGACGCTCAGGGCGcgcctcgccgccgacgccggAGTCAGGCTCACGACTTTCGAGGTACTCGCCGCCTTCATCTGGCGCGCCAGGGTGAAGGCCAACCAAACACCCCCCGACGAGACCGTGAAGATGGTGTACTCCATGAACATCGGCGGGCTCCTGGACCCGCCGCTCCCGGAGGGGTACTGGGGCAACGTGTGCGTGCCGGTGTACGTggccctcgccgccggcgacctcGTCGGCCAGCCGCTAGCGGAGACGGTCTCCCTGGTCAAGAAGAGCAAGCTGGGCGTGGACGAGGAGTACGTGCGGTCCTACATCGACTTCCAGGAGCTGCACCGCGGGGAGGGCGTCACggcggggcggcgcggcgtgAGCGCCTTCACGGACTGGCGGCGGCTGGGCCACTCGGAGGTGGACTTCGGGTGGGGCGGCCCGGACGCCGTGCTGCCGCTCTCGTGGCGGCTGCTCGGCAGCGTGGAGCCGTGCTTCCTGCTGCCGTACGGTGCCAccgacgagcggcggcggcgcgggttcAAGGTGTTCGTCGCCGTGCGGGAGGAGGCGGTGCTCCGGTTTAAAGAGGAAATGGAAGAGATACTGTTGCAGCCTGAGCACAGTGACTGCATTTCAGTTGGAAAACTGTAAAATTGGGGCATTATTAcaaattcgtcaagaatttctatTTAGCCAAATTGTCAATTTACATTTGCACCACATTCTCCTCTAATGGGTCTCGTAATTCTCTTTGAATCTaattccctaaaccctaaacccctcgCTGCCACCACTAATAGACTCCGCTGATAGTCACTTCCTACTTCCTAGTGCCCCTAACTAAATCATGTCTTCTTTCAAAAAGGAGGGAAAACTCTAGGCCTATCCCTTGACCAAATCATCTACTCCcgctcaaatttgaactaaacccctaacacttattatggatcagaggatATAGTAATTTTCGTTGTATTCTCATCTCTTTAACTCCAATTTTACTGGTATGGTTAATCATAGGGAATGCCTATGGGAATTACTCTCTTGGTAAAATGGCAAaaacagagagataatcataTATTCAAATCAAATAATTTGACATTTCAATACAACACTCGGATATCCATCCTCTAAAAGACAAATGATCAAATAATTCCAAACTCAATGTAAATAGGAAAATAAGAAAGTGAAAATGCGCAATACATTTTAACCCTTAATTTGCAATTTGTgcaaagtttttttttaaaattgttgCCCCTTTCCTTGGACTCATCATCTAGTTGCAGTATTTTGTAACATGATactttcaaaatcttcagaaaaatttATTTGATGCCACTTGTTAGAAAATTGCTTTAGAAGTGACATGATTTTTGCATTATGCCCAGGCTTTGGACAAAATATGAACTTAATATTTTGCTCCAACAAAACCATTTTAATCCAGCTGGCAGACATATTACACATCCACACACAATAAATAGTAGAGATCCTTATCCTAACCAAAACCACTCTCATTAGATATGTGTGCAATCGCCCAAACCAAACACATTCTACATTGGTCACTTGTTCATGTAAAAACAACAATGTAAGAGATAAACAAAGAAAGGGTGGAAAAAGAAAGAGAACTTCACAGGATGTATCTTACAATGACCAGTAACCATCTCGCAGCGGATTTCAAGCAGTGATCGCAGGAACCGGAGGTTGTTGCTGCTTCACTTGCTTCTTTCTCATATCCTTTGCATTTGCACTGGGAGGGCCAGCCACCTTTGATTTCTGCTCCATTTTCGCAATCGGCTTCTTCTTGTCAGGAGAGGGGGATGACTTTTTCTTCGGAACTTTCCGGTCATTTGTGTTGTTGCTTAGACTGATTGCGCCTTGCAGCTTCAGAGccgacttgtttgtgctgatgctATCTTTCTTTGACTGCCCTTTCTTTGGGTTCTCAGGGTGGACCATAGATCGGGGCTCCCATGGCCGTGCAGCGATCCAGCGGTCCATCCAGCTCCAGCCCCAGCCACCGTTACCAACTCCGTAATTGAAGTTCCCAAGGCTTGTGGCAGACCTTGCCCTCCACTGCGAAAGGGTAGAATATAGGATTTACATTGTTGAGATAAATATAGAAACACTGTTACAATGCTCTATGGAACAGCTAATCATCAGTTCTGTATCGAAATAATAGGCATGGATATTAGCAGCTAGTATGAACCTGATGGTTAAACGCATATGCCATGGCTCGCTCACGCTTTACTGCTGCTTCTTCCCTTAGATGTATCATGGCAAGCATTTCACCCATATTTTTCGAGCCTCCATTCCACTCAACCTAGTACAGACACCCCGACGAACAAAACAAAATGTCAAGGAACTCTTTACTTTTCTTCTCTGGTAAAGGTAGCCAATGAGTACTTTGTGATGACAAAATAAAGCTAGTGTAATGAAGAAGTTTACCTGCAAATTTTGTAGTTTTGCATCAAGTTTTACTTGattctcttccttcttcttcctaTTGCGTCCTTCAGTAACCATGAAAGCACGACGGTGTGTTAGCTCAGCTTGTAACTTGTTCCAAGACTGTATGTAGCTCAACGTAGCGGTAGTCTGCTTGTTCACTGGATTGCTGTGCCCAACAATGCGCAGTCTTTTAAGTCCTTTCAGACAACGGAGAGTTTTCCTTGCCTGCATTTAAGTGATGATTATCCAGTGAAAACGCTATTTCTTAGCTATTCTCTAAGTTAAATAGTCAAAATGAAGGTGTTGGAAGACATTATGGTGGTACCTTGTAGCGCCGAAACGCATTCTGAATCCGAGTAGCTGCCCAATCTTCTAGTGCTGCGTTGTCTTCAGGGTCGCTGCTGGAAGAAGGACCACTGTTGGGCTTTTGCTGTGGCAGGTTGGCTCCATTGCGTTGAGCAGCAACCTTCGTTGTAAAAGGAAGCATATGAGAATGACTGCAATTTAATCTTTTCTAAAGATTCATGACTTAATTGATCCAAGGATGTGTAGATGTTCAAGTGAAAACTAACAAACACATAACAACGTAATGTAGCTGGTATGacaaaaaacaacaacaaaagctTCATTGTCAGTCTTGATCAGAATGTAGCAATATTTACTGATACGGCAATTTTGTACTACGAGGAACGAGTCAAGAAATGGATGCATGTTAGGCCGTTTGTTGTCTTGAAATTCTTGTGGCAGAAAAAGAAAGTTATGAAAGACCAATTCAACAGTCCAGTCTATTATTCCTGAACTCATTTCAACAGTCAAGTTACCTTCACAGACCAGTCCGATGTCGATGTGAGAAGTGATTTTTGTCCATAACAATGAGGCAATAACAAGGGAAATACCATAAGTGGGATTTTTTTCCAAGGAACACAAGTTTCTGGATTCTGATAAATTAATCTAACACAAACTGTTGGTTGCACAGTGGTGAAGAGTGGCCAAACATTTTCGGTTTCCGAACCATAGCACACAAAAGATCAACATAGGTCTCAGCTACCAAAGagtaatattttgattctagcataTCCAACATCCATGCTGACGATTTCAGATATCCTGATAGCTGTGAGTAGGGTCAGGTAGATCACCAAAATACCACACACACGTAGGGGTAGGCAGAAGGTCCCTATCCCAACATCCAAGGCAGCACCCAACTTACAGAAGCCTCAGACATACTGTTCTATAAATCAGCGTCGATGGTACCTTTCCATTAATTGCCATCGGCAAACAATTCAAGCTTTCCTTGTGGCCAACTTTCCATTATGATGACCACAGCAACAAGACACCCAAGTTGCAGAGAGGCCAGTGCTGGCAGTCCAGGGCCTTGTTAACAATCAATAATGATGGAATGTGATGGAATGAATGAAATCGATGGCATCTTTTTTTCTCAGGTTGCTTAGAAGTCATGCAAGGGGGGTCAGGGTGTGCAGGACTTGGAAATTCGGGTTGAAGATTGATACAGTAATATTTTTCTCGTGTTCTCGAGACAGGGGAAGAAACAGGAGGGTTAATGGAGTGGAGGGGGTGTGCCTACCTTTGCGTGCTTTGACTTGCCCCGTTTCGACTTCTTCTTGCTGATGATGGTCTTGAACCAGTCCCCTGACCCCATGGCCCGGAGTTCACCTCAGGAGACAGATTTGTGTTCTTCAAATCCCCTCTGCCTTGCCTTAAACAATCCTGTTGCCTAGTTCACCTGGAAAACGAAAGGAGAATACATTAGTATCTAGGAAATGCTTCTTTTTTGGTTAAGAAGACAAAAATCGCAGCACTAGATTGCGCAAGATGGATTAATTAGATGAATAAGTTTGGTAGTATCCTGTTCTGAATCCCTGTGAGACTGTATCTCAAGTGAAAGCCAAACATGTGCAGACAGTAAAAAACCAAACCCATGTTTCTGAATGACAAGGAACACGAGGAATgaattctctttttattttgtgcaaAATCACAAGAAAACTGCATCCGGAACTTCAGGAACTGGACAAGAATGGCAGGTCAACTCGAAACTGAAGCAATAATGAGGGCAAAAAAACAGAACCCAAGAAGAACCCCATGGAAATTTGCGAAAGGCTCCTGGAAGAATAAAGATTGGAGCTTTCTCCCTCCAACCTGACAAAGTTCTTCAGGAATCCCCACGAATCAAATCAAACCGGACCCATGGCTCGTCCATCACAGGGGCATAGGAGTGCAGAGCAGAACACGAAACAAGAGCGCCCAAAAGAAACCAGGCGCAGAGCAGGGAAAGAAGCACGAAACAGAGAGAGGGGGCAGAAACTAAGTACCAGGTGGGCGGTGGCAGCCTCGAATCCGATGAGGAGTTGCTTTCCCGGAGGGGCGGGCGCGGTGGTCGCCGAAGAAAGGGAGGCCGCCACTGGAAGCAACGGATCTCCTCCTCCTGGACCTCGCGCAGTCGCGTGGGGAGGTGGTGGGATGGGGAAGGTGGAAAGGTGCAGGGTTGTCCTCTCTTcccttctcttctcttttcttggAGTTGGGTGTAAGTTCAGATCAAGCCAAGCCCTTCGCCAGTGTGCTGCTCCCCCGTCGCCTCCTTGATGATGGCTCGGCTGACTTGCTGGATTTTATTTTGTTAGTATTTTTTTTACAGTGTGAAATTACTAGTACCACTTTAATTGTAGTGGGATTAGCACCAGAGTTAAAATATTTTTGTTCTGATCTTGCTGCCATATAAAATGGGGACAAGGAGGTAACTCGTTTTGACTTTGACGGTGATCCGCTTCACCGGAGGTTATGGATCTTCTGCAGATTGCAGTGTACTTGTTTTCCATGTGCAGACTGGTGTACTAGGTTAAAAATAAAGTTATGAAAGGTAGGTACATTCTACCCACATGGTCACCTCACACAGACTGTTGAAAGACTAACTCAATGAGTTTTTAGATTAACAAAGTTACCATAAACATCTCGCCATCGACCTAAACGTTACCTTATACATAAAAaaatattccgtctttatgaAATATTAAAGTATCAAACCTAGGGGTTTGATCTCTGATGGGCTGGGTATCACTGCCCTCCTAATCATCCAACCACATATTGCTTCTTGTTCTATACCCGACTATGTGGCAGGCTAAAATACTCCCCCCGTTCCAGTGGACAAGTCGTGTAATTTTAGTTAAAATTCAACATTATCTAAGTTTAATAAATGTTATAGACAAAATTATGAACATTTACGATACCAGTTCAATATTAGTATATACCTTCACCGTGAAATATATGTTCATAATATATATGTTCCATGTTGTACATGTGTATATTTCATTCTTTAATTTACTTAAATTTTGTAAGATTTAATTTTTGACTGAATTTACAACGATTATTCATCGTAGTAGGTTATTACTCTTCGGAAAGACGCAAAGGCAAACGTTGGGTGAAAATATATCATCAAAACATGCTGTATATGTCGTCCAATATAACTTTGATGATTTTGACTGGTACTACGTTGTTAAAAGTTGTGCATGTTAGGGGTTCTACACGTGAACAAAGCGTGTAGCTACCATCTCTTCTAGCACCGAGTATTTGAAACCCGGTGAACTGAACCAAACTGGCGCGCGGCAGGATGCAGAAAGAAATGTGGACCAGATGTAGATAACCCAGCTGTTTTGCCCAAAAGAAAGGTAG contains the following coding sequences:
- the LOC124685073 gene encoding protein IQ-DOMAIN 9-like isoform X2, with product MGSGDWFKTIISKKKSKRGKSKHAKVAAQRNGANLPQQKPNSGPSSSSDPEDNAALEDWAATRIQNAFRRYKARKTLRCLKGLKRLRIVGHSNPVNKQTTATLSYIQSWNKLQAELTHRRAFMVTEGRNRKKKEENQVKLDAKLQNLQVEWNGGSKNMGEMLAMIHLREEAAVKRERAMAYAFNHQWRARSATSLGNFNYGVGNGGWGWSWMDRWIAARPWEPRSMVHPENPKKGQSKKDSISTNKSALKLQGAISLSNNTNDRKVPKKKSSPSPDKKKPIAKMEQKSKVAGPPSANAKDMRKKQVKQQQPPVPAITA
- the LOC124705455 gene encoding 3'-N-debenzoyl-2'-deoxytaxol N-benzoyltransferase-like, giving the protein MEFQQLGLPDPSTRSRRQPVDSDAEESDPTPAESEDNGETEESSSGRSLLGRDLEKAHRAAKLEASPNSLPTLVTRGANQNWQIHPGWVQRLKWARLLPFARLVDATMSEVIGERGGTPIKRLQYDHSLLTSLERFPIGRPDIDAERPFEANGFDDADHIDMPTSRLNKTVSAHSPRHHWRRHTPRHCLQFVILEPQIFFSSTNPSIHSEVTYSIHPAFKHDRRPSLQPPAAVTSLDHFPYCRCQTRARREVPPAVCMEPPPPQQEQQLLRVLDSVKLSPAEQPPASSSLPLSGLDADRNMLDVSFRTVRFFPAHPVSLDPLDALQDAFAAALALFPQLAGSLRDDGRLVFSAAGDDAVTLVLAASELSLADVDADTPDAPLLDRLAPRDGDGGPAALALQATRFACGGVALGMRVAHALCDGAGSTKFLAAAARLARGQQPAVAPVWERRELLGPRNPPRVVTPFDAVLATDDDVGQRGPYGHEQDPLARACFHVSDARVETLRARLAADAGVRLTTFEVLAAFIWRARVKANQTPPDETVKMVYSMNIGGLLDPPLPEGYWGNVCVPVYVALAAGDLVGQPLAETVSLVKKSKLGVDEEYVRSYIDFQELHRGEGVTAGRRGVSAFTDWRRLGHSEVDFGWGGPDAVLPLSWRLLGSVEPCFLLPYGATDERRRRGFKVFVAVREEAVLRFKEEMEEILLQPEHSDCISVGKL
- the LOC124685073 gene encoding protein IQ-DOMAIN 9-like isoform X1, which encodes MGSGDWFKTIISKKKSKRGKSKHAKMLPFTTKVAAQRNGANLPQQKPNSGPSSSSDPEDNAALEDWAATRIQNAFRRYKARKTLRCLKGLKRLRIVGHSNPVNKQTTATLSYIQSWNKLQAELTHRRAFMVTEGRNRKKKEENQVKLDAKLQNLQVEWNGGSKNMGEMLAMIHLREEAAVKRERAMAYAFNHQWRARSATSLGNFNYGVGNGGWGWSWMDRWIAARPWEPRSMVHPENPKKGQSKKDSISTNKSALKLQGAISLSNNTNDRKVPKKKSSPSPDKKKPIAKMEQKSKVAGPPSANAKDMRKKQVKQQQPPVPAITA